From Marmota flaviventris isolate mMarFla1 chromosome X, mMarFla1.hap1, whole genome shotgun sequence, the proteins below share one genomic window:
- the Pabir2 gene encoding PABIR family member 2 isoform X12, whose amino-acid sequence MAQEKMELDFVPGTSHGGTLRRSNSAPLIHGLSDLSQVFQPYTFRTRRNSTTIMSRHSLVSIKLLSSSPNRIPSSRLLQIKREEGLDMMNRETAHEREVQTAMQISQSWDESLSLSDSDFDKSEKLYSPKRIDFTPVSPAPSPTRGFGKQCFSPSLQMFVSSSGLPPSPVPNPRRFSRRSQSPVKCIRPSVLGPLKRKGEMETESQPKRFFQGTTNMLSPDAAQLSDLSSWWCYQGEEIPALTRCVEHLQMNE is encoded by the exons ATGGCTCAGgagaaaatggagctggacttTGTGCCTGGTACATCTCATGGGGGCACCCTGAGGAGATCCAACAGTGCTCCCCTGATCCATGGGCTCAG tgACCTTTCACAGGTTTTTCAGCCTTACACATTTAGAACTCGGAGGAATAGCACAACAATTATGAGTCGTCACAGTTTGGTAAGTATCAAA tTGCTGTCATCTTCACCTAATCGTATTCCTAGTAGCAGACTGCTTCAAATCAAAAGG GAAGAAGGCCTGGATATGATGAATAGAGAAACTGCACATGAGAG ggaAGTGCAAACTGCAATGCAGATAAGCCAATCATGGGATGAGAGCTTGAGTCTG AGTGATAGTGATTTTGACAAGTCGGAGAAATTATATTCTCCTAAGAGGATTGACTTTACTCCAGTTTCTCCAGCACCTTCACCCACCCGAGGATTTGGAAAG caATGCTTTTCACCATCCCTACAAATGTTTGTGAGTAGCAGTGGGTTGCCACCAAGTCCTGTTCCTAATCCAAGACGGTTTTCCAG GAGGAGTCAGAGTCCAGTCAAGTGCATTAGGCCCAGTGTTCTTGGTCCTCTTAAAAGAAAAG GTGAGATGGAAACAGAAAGCCAGCCCAAGAGATTCTTCCAGGGCACAACCAACATGCTGTCTCCGGATGCTGCACAGCTGTCTGATCTCAGttcatg GTGGTGTTATCAAGGAGAAGAAATTCCTGCCTTGACCAGATGTGTGGAGCAtctacaaatgaatgaataa
- the Pabir2 gene encoding PABIR family member 2 isoform X4 encodes MAQEKMELDFVPGTSHGGTLRRSNSAPLIHGLSDLSQVFQPYTFRTRRNSTTIMSRHSLVSIKLLSSSPNRIPSSRLLQIKREEGLDMMNRETAHEREVQTAMQISQSWDESLSLSDSDFDKSEKLYSPKRIDFTPVSPAPSPTRGFGKQCFSPSLQMFVSSSGLPPSPVPNPRRFSSRRSQSPVKCIRPSVLGPLKRKGEMETESQPKRFFQGTTNMLSPDAAQLSDLSSCSDILDGSSRSSGLSSDSLATGSVPAQSPVACSNSCSSFILMDDLSAK; translated from the exons ATGGCTCAGgagaaaatggagctggacttTGTGCCTGGTACATCTCATGGGGGCACCCTGAGGAGATCCAACAGTGCTCCCCTGATCCATGGGCTCAG tgACCTTTCACAGGTTTTTCAGCCTTACACATTTAGAACTCGGAGGAATAGCACAACAATTATGAGTCGTCACAGTTTGGTAAGTATCAAA tTGCTGTCATCTTCACCTAATCGTATTCCTAGTAGCAGACTGCTTCAAATCAAAAGG GAAGAAGGCCTGGATATGATGAATAGAGAAACTGCACATGAGAG ggaAGTGCAAACTGCAATGCAGATAAGCCAATCATGGGATGAGAGCTTGAGTCTG AGTGATAGTGATTTTGACAAGTCGGAGAAATTATATTCTCCTAAGAGGATTGACTTTACTCCAGTTTCTCCAGCACCTTCACCCACCCGAGGATTTGGAAAG caATGCTTTTCACCATCCCTACAAATGTTTGTGAGTAGCAGTGGGTTGCCACCAAGTCCTGTTCCTAATCCAAGACGGTTTTCCAG CAGGAGGAGTCAGAGTCCAGTCAAGTGCATTAGGCCCAGTGTTCTTGGTCCTCTTAAAAGAAAAG GTGAGATGGAAACAGAAAGCCAGCCCAAGAGATTCTTCCAGGGCACAACCAACATGCTGTCTCCGGATGCTGCACAGCTGTCTGATCTCAGttcatg TTCAGATATTTTGGATGGCAGTAGTAGAAGCAGTGGCTTATCCTCAGACTCACTGGCTACAGGCAGCGTTCCTGCACAGTCTCCAGTAGCATGCTCCAATTCATGCTCCTCGTTCATCTTGATGGATGATCTCTCAGCCAAGTGA
- the Pabir2 gene encoding PABIR family member 2 isoform X9 gives MAQEKMELDFVPGTSHGGTLRRSNSAPLIHGLSDLSQVFQPYTFRTRRNSTTIMSRHSLVSIKLLSSSPNRIPSSRLLQIKREEGLDMMNRETAHEREVQTAMQISQSWDESLSLSDSDFDKSEKLYSPKRIDFTPVSPAPSPTRGFGKQCFSPSLQMFVSSSGLPPSPVPNPRRFSSRRSQSPVKCIRPSVLGPLKRKGEMETESQPKRFFQGTTNMLSPDAAQLSDLSSCFLPGQPPLRLPPWPNHLLGSDPVALLPWLPLRKEGKKG, from the exons ATGGCTCAGgagaaaatggagctggacttTGTGCCTGGTACATCTCATGGGGGCACCCTGAGGAGATCCAACAGTGCTCCCCTGATCCATGGGCTCAG tgACCTTTCACAGGTTTTTCAGCCTTACACATTTAGAACTCGGAGGAATAGCACAACAATTATGAGTCGTCACAGTTTGGTAAGTATCAAA tTGCTGTCATCTTCACCTAATCGTATTCCTAGTAGCAGACTGCTTCAAATCAAAAGG GAAGAAGGCCTGGATATGATGAATAGAGAAACTGCACATGAGAG ggaAGTGCAAACTGCAATGCAGATAAGCCAATCATGGGATGAGAGCTTGAGTCTG AGTGATAGTGATTTTGACAAGTCGGAGAAATTATATTCTCCTAAGAGGATTGACTTTACTCCAGTTTCTCCAGCACCTTCACCCACCCGAGGATTTGGAAAG caATGCTTTTCACCATCCCTACAAATGTTTGTGAGTAGCAGTGGGTTGCCACCAAGTCCTGTTCCTAATCCAAGACGGTTTTCCAG CAGGAGGAGTCAGAGTCCAGTCAAGTGCATTAGGCCCAGTGTTCTTGGTCCTCTTAAAAGAAAAG GTGAGATGGAAACAGAAAGCCAGCCCAAGAGATTCTTCCAGGGCACAACCAACATGCTGTCTCCGGATGCTGCACAGCTGTCTGATCTCAGttcatg TTTCCTACCTGGCCAGCCACCACTCAGACTGCCTCCTTGGCCCAACCATCTCCTTGGATCTGACCCTGTTGCCCTACTGCCCTGGCTGCCtctaaggaaggaagggaaaaagggaTAA
- the Pabir2 gene encoding PABIR family member 2 isoform X7: MAQEKMELDFVPGTSHGGTLRRSNSAPLIHGLSDLSQVFQPYTFRTRRNSTTIMSRHSLLLSSSPNRIPSSRLLQIKREEGLDMMNRETAHEREVQTAMQISQSWDESLSLSDSDFDKSEKLYSPKRIDFTPVSPAPSPTRGFGKQCFSPSLQMFVSSSGLPPSPVPNPRRFSSRRSQSPVKCIRPSVLGPLKRKGEMETESQPKRFFQGTTNMLSPDAAQLSDLSSCSDILDGSSRSSGLSSDSLATGSVPAQSPVACSNSCSSFILMDDLSAK; the protein is encoded by the exons ATGGCTCAGgagaaaatggagctggacttTGTGCCTGGTACATCTCATGGGGGCACCCTGAGGAGATCCAACAGTGCTCCCCTGATCCATGGGCTCAG tgACCTTTCACAGGTTTTTCAGCCTTACACATTTAGAACTCGGAGGAATAGCACAACAATTATGAGTCGTCACAGTTTG tTGCTGTCATCTTCACCTAATCGTATTCCTAGTAGCAGACTGCTTCAAATCAAAAGG GAAGAAGGCCTGGATATGATGAATAGAGAAACTGCACATGAGAG ggaAGTGCAAACTGCAATGCAGATAAGCCAATCATGGGATGAGAGCTTGAGTCTG AGTGATAGTGATTTTGACAAGTCGGAGAAATTATATTCTCCTAAGAGGATTGACTTTACTCCAGTTTCTCCAGCACCTTCACCCACCCGAGGATTTGGAAAG caATGCTTTTCACCATCCCTACAAATGTTTGTGAGTAGCAGTGGGTTGCCACCAAGTCCTGTTCCTAATCCAAGACGGTTTTCCAG CAGGAGGAGTCAGAGTCCAGTCAAGTGCATTAGGCCCAGTGTTCTTGGTCCTCTTAAAAGAAAAG GTGAGATGGAAACAGAAAGCCAGCCCAAGAGATTCTTCCAGGGCACAACCAACATGCTGTCTCCGGATGCTGCACAGCTGTCTGATCTCAGttcatg TTCAGATATTTTGGATGGCAGTAGTAGAAGCAGTGGCTTATCCTCAGACTCACTGGCTACAGGCAGCGTTCCTGCACAGTCTCCAGTAGCATGCTCCAATTCATGCTCCTCGTTCATCTTGATGGATGATCTCTCAGCCAAGTGA
- the Pabir2 gene encoding PABIR family member 2 isoform X10 has translation MLANDMERNGRKKRTFKKDFTGEVFLFSKPRREKRKLLSSSPNRIPSSRLLQIKREEGLDMMNRETAHEREVQTAMQISQSWDESLSLSDSDFDKSEKLYSPKRIDFTPVSPAPSPTRGFGKQCFSPSLQMFVSSSGLPPSPVPNPRRFSSRRSQSPVKCIRPSVLGPLKRKGEMETESQPKRFFQGTTNMLSPDAAQLSDLSSWRSIKPRLPDIPEENLHEEFSSRSSTPSDEIQTQCLTRGSLTPLEEADLCPKLMMNNPD, from the exons ATGTTGGCGAATGACATGGAAAGAAACGGACG gaaaaaaagaacttttaaaaaggatTTCACTGGTgaagtttttctcttttcaaaacctaggagagaaaaaagaaag tTGCTGTCATCTTCACCTAATCGTATTCCTAGTAGCAGACTGCTTCAAATCAAAAGG GAAGAAGGCCTGGATATGATGAATAGAGAAACTGCACATGAGAG ggaAGTGCAAACTGCAATGCAGATAAGCCAATCATGGGATGAGAGCTTGAGTCTG AGTGATAGTGATTTTGACAAGTCGGAGAAATTATATTCTCCTAAGAGGATTGACTTTACTCCAGTTTCTCCAGCACCTTCACCCACCCGAGGATTTGGAAAG caATGCTTTTCACCATCCCTACAAATGTTTGTGAGTAGCAGTGGGTTGCCACCAAGTCCTGTTCCTAATCCAAGACGGTTTTCCAG CAGGAGGAGTCAGAGTCCAGTCAAGTGCATTAGGCCCAGTGTTCTTGGTCCTCTTAAAAGAAAAG GTGAGATGGAAACAGAAAGCCAGCCCAAGAGATTCTTCCAGGGCACAACCAACATGCTGTCTCCGGATGCTGCACAGCTGTCTGATCTCAGttcatg GAGGAGCATCAAGCCACGTCTTCCAGACATTCCTGAGGAAAACTTGCATGAGGAGTTTTCGTCAAGGAGTTCCACCCCTag tgatgagattcaaacccagtgcctcacacgtggtag
- the Pabir2 gene encoding PABIR family member 2 isoform X5, with amino-acid sequence MAQEKMELDFVPGTSHGGTLRRSNSAPLIHGLSDLSQVFQPYTFRTRRNSTTIMSRHSLVSIKLLSSSPNRIPSSRLLQIKREEGLDMMNRETAHEREVQTAMQISQSWDESLSLSDSDFDKSEKLYSPKRIDFTPVSPAPSPTRGFGKQCFSPSLQMFVSSSGLPPSPVPNPRRFSSRRSQSPVKCIRPSVLGPLKRKGEMETESQPKRFFQGTTNMLSPDAAQLSDLSSWRSIKPRLPDIPEENLHEEFSSRSSTPSLTPLEEADLCPKLMMNNPD; translated from the exons ATGGCTCAGgagaaaatggagctggacttTGTGCCTGGTACATCTCATGGGGGCACCCTGAGGAGATCCAACAGTGCTCCCCTGATCCATGGGCTCAG tgACCTTTCACAGGTTTTTCAGCCTTACACATTTAGAACTCGGAGGAATAGCACAACAATTATGAGTCGTCACAGTTTGGTAAGTATCAAA tTGCTGTCATCTTCACCTAATCGTATTCCTAGTAGCAGACTGCTTCAAATCAAAAGG GAAGAAGGCCTGGATATGATGAATAGAGAAACTGCACATGAGAG ggaAGTGCAAACTGCAATGCAGATAAGCCAATCATGGGATGAGAGCTTGAGTCTG AGTGATAGTGATTTTGACAAGTCGGAGAAATTATATTCTCCTAAGAGGATTGACTTTACTCCAGTTTCTCCAGCACCTTCACCCACCCGAGGATTTGGAAAG caATGCTTTTCACCATCCCTACAAATGTTTGTGAGTAGCAGTGGGTTGCCACCAAGTCCTGTTCCTAATCCAAGACGGTTTTCCAG CAGGAGGAGTCAGAGTCCAGTCAAGTGCATTAGGCCCAGTGTTCTTGGTCCTCTTAAAAGAAAAG GTGAGATGGAAACAGAAAGCCAGCCCAAGAGATTCTTCCAGGGCACAACCAACATGCTGTCTCCGGATGCTGCACAGCTGTCTGATCTCAGttcatg GAGGAGCATCAAGCCACGTCTTCCAGACATTCCTGAGGAAAACTTGCATGAGGAGTTTTCGTCAAGGAGTTCCACCCCTag
- the Pabir2 gene encoding PABIR family member 2 isoform X1: MAQEKMELDFVPGTSHGGTLRRSNSAPLIHGLSDLSQVFQPYTFRTRRNSTTIMSRHSLVSIKLLSSSPNRIPSSRLLQIKREEGLDMMNRETAHEREVQTAMQISQSWDESLSLSDSDFDKSEKLYSPKRIDFTPVSPAPSPTRGFGKQCFSPSLQMFVSSSGLPPSPVPNPRRFSSRRSQSPVKCIRPSVLGPLKRKGEMETESQPKRFFQGTTNMLSPDAAQLSDLSSWRSIKPRLPDIPEENLHEEFSSRSSTPSDEIQTQCLTRGSLTPLEEADLCPKLMMNNPD; encoded by the exons ATGGCTCAGgagaaaatggagctggacttTGTGCCTGGTACATCTCATGGGGGCACCCTGAGGAGATCCAACAGTGCTCCCCTGATCCATGGGCTCAG tgACCTTTCACAGGTTTTTCAGCCTTACACATTTAGAACTCGGAGGAATAGCACAACAATTATGAGTCGTCACAGTTTGGTAAGTATCAAA tTGCTGTCATCTTCACCTAATCGTATTCCTAGTAGCAGACTGCTTCAAATCAAAAGG GAAGAAGGCCTGGATATGATGAATAGAGAAACTGCACATGAGAG ggaAGTGCAAACTGCAATGCAGATAAGCCAATCATGGGATGAGAGCTTGAGTCTG AGTGATAGTGATTTTGACAAGTCGGAGAAATTATATTCTCCTAAGAGGATTGACTTTACTCCAGTTTCTCCAGCACCTTCACCCACCCGAGGATTTGGAAAG caATGCTTTTCACCATCCCTACAAATGTTTGTGAGTAGCAGTGGGTTGCCACCAAGTCCTGTTCCTAATCCAAGACGGTTTTCCAG CAGGAGGAGTCAGAGTCCAGTCAAGTGCATTAGGCCCAGTGTTCTTGGTCCTCTTAAAAGAAAAG GTGAGATGGAAACAGAAAGCCAGCCCAAGAGATTCTTCCAGGGCACAACCAACATGCTGTCTCCGGATGCTGCACAGCTGTCTGATCTCAGttcatg GAGGAGCATCAAGCCACGTCTTCCAGACATTCCTGAGGAAAACTTGCATGAGGAGTTTTCGTCAAGGAGTTCCACCCCTag tgatgagattcaaacccagtgcctcacacgtggtag
- the Pabir2 gene encoding PABIR family member 2 isoform X11, translating into MAQEKMELDFVPGTSHGGTLRRSNSAPLIHGLSDLSQVFQPYTFRTRRNSTTIMSRHSLVSIKLLSSSPNRIPSSRLLQIKREEGLDMMNRETAHEREVQTAMQISQSWDESLSLSDSDFDKSEKLYSPKRIDFTPVSPAPSPTRGFGKQCFSPSLQMFVSSSGLPPSPVPNPRRFSSRRSQSPVKCIRPSVLGPLKRKGEMETESQPKRFFQGTTNMLSPDAAQLSDLSSWWCYQGEEIPALTRCVEHLQMNE; encoded by the exons ATGGCTCAGgagaaaatggagctggacttTGTGCCTGGTACATCTCATGGGGGCACCCTGAGGAGATCCAACAGTGCTCCCCTGATCCATGGGCTCAG tgACCTTTCACAGGTTTTTCAGCCTTACACATTTAGAACTCGGAGGAATAGCACAACAATTATGAGTCGTCACAGTTTGGTAAGTATCAAA tTGCTGTCATCTTCACCTAATCGTATTCCTAGTAGCAGACTGCTTCAAATCAAAAGG GAAGAAGGCCTGGATATGATGAATAGAGAAACTGCACATGAGAG ggaAGTGCAAACTGCAATGCAGATAAGCCAATCATGGGATGAGAGCTTGAGTCTG AGTGATAGTGATTTTGACAAGTCGGAGAAATTATATTCTCCTAAGAGGATTGACTTTACTCCAGTTTCTCCAGCACCTTCACCCACCCGAGGATTTGGAAAG caATGCTTTTCACCATCCCTACAAATGTTTGTGAGTAGCAGTGGGTTGCCACCAAGTCCTGTTCCTAATCCAAGACGGTTTTCCAG CAGGAGGAGTCAGAGTCCAGTCAAGTGCATTAGGCCCAGTGTTCTTGGTCCTCTTAAAAGAAAAG GTGAGATGGAAACAGAAAGCCAGCCCAAGAGATTCTTCCAGGGCACAACCAACATGCTGTCTCCGGATGCTGCACAGCTGTCTGATCTCAGttcatg GTGGTGTTATCAAGGAGAAGAAATTCCTGCCTTGACCAGATGTGTGGAGCAtctacaaatgaatgaataa
- the Pabir2 gene encoding PABIR family member 2 isoform X3 — MAQEKMELDFVPGTSHGGTLRRSNSAPLIHGLSDLSQVFQPYTFRTRRNSTTIMSRHSLLLSSSPNRIPSSRLLQIKREEGLDMMNRETAHEREVQTAMQISQSWDESLSLSDSDFDKSEKLYSPKRIDFTPVSPAPSPTRGFGKQCFSPSLQMFVSSSGLPPSPVPNPRRFSSRRSQSPVKCIRPSVLGPLKRKGEMETESQPKRFFQGTTNMLSPDAAQLSDLSSWRSIKPRLPDIPEENLHEEFSSRSSTPSDEIQTQCLTRGSLTPLEEADLCPKLMMNNPD; from the exons ATGGCTCAGgagaaaatggagctggacttTGTGCCTGGTACATCTCATGGGGGCACCCTGAGGAGATCCAACAGTGCTCCCCTGATCCATGGGCTCAG tgACCTTTCACAGGTTTTTCAGCCTTACACATTTAGAACTCGGAGGAATAGCACAACAATTATGAGTCGTCACAGTTTG tTGCTGTCATCTTCACCTAATCGTATTCCTAGTAGCAGACTGCTTCAAATCAAAAGG GAAGAAGGCCTGGATATGATGAATAGAGAAACTGCACATGAGAG ggaAGTGCAAACTGCAATGCAGATAAGCCAATCATGGGATGAGAGCTTGAGTCTG AGTGATAGTGATTTTGACAAGTCGGAGAAATTATATTCTCCTAAGAGGATTGACTTTACTCCAGTTTCTCCAGCACCTTCACCCACCCGAGGATTTGGAAAG caATGCTTTTCACCATCCCTACAAATGTTTGTGAGTAGCAGTGGGTTGCCACCAAGTCCTGTTCCTAATCCAAGACGGTTTTCCAG CAGGAGGAGTCAGAGTCCAGTCAAGTGCATTAGGCCCAGTGTTCTTGGTCCTCTTAAAAGAAAAG GTGAGATGGAAACAGAAAGCCAGCCCAAGAGATTCTTCCAGGGCACAACCAACATGCTGTCTCCGGATGCTGCACAGCTGTCTGATCTCAGttcatg GAGGAGCATCAAGCCACGTCTTCCAGACATTCCTGAGGAAAACTTGCATGAGGAGTTTTCGTCAAGGAGTTCCACCCCTag tgatgagattcaaacccagtgcctcacacgtggtag
- the Pabir2 gene encoding PABIR family member 2 isoform X14 gives MAQEKMELDFVPGTSHGGTLRRSNSAPLIHGLSDLSQVFQPYTFRTRRNSTTIMSRHSLLLSSSPNRIPSSRLLQIKREEGLDMMNRETAHEREVQTAMQISQSWDESLSLSDSDFDKSEKLYSPKRIDFTPVSPAPSPTRGFGKQCFSPSLQMFVSSSGLPPSPVPNPRRFSSRRSQSPVKCIRPSVLGPLKRKGEMETESQPKRFFQGTTNMLSPDAAQLSDLSSWWCYQGEEIPALTRCVEHLQMNE, from the exons ATGGCTCAGgagaaaatggagctggacttTGTGCCTGGTACATCTCATGGGGGCACCCTGAGGAGATCCAACAGTGCTCCCCTGATCCATGGGCTCAG tgACCTTTCACAGGTTTTTCAGCCTTACACATTTAGAACTCGGAGGAATAGCACAACAATTATGAGTCGTCACAGTTTG tTGCTGTCATCTTCACCTAATCGTATTCCTAGTAGCAGACTGCTTCAAATCAAAAGG GAAGAAGGCCTGGATATGATGAATAGAGAAACTGCACATGAGAG ggaAGTGCAAACTGCAATGCAGATAAGCCAATCATGGGATGAGAGCTTGAGTCTG AGTGATAGTGATTTTGACAAGTCGGAGAAATTATATTCTCCTAAGAGGATTGACTTTACTCCAGTTTCTCCAGCACCTTCACCCACCCGAGGATTTGGAAAG caATGCTTTTCACCATCCCTACAAATGTTTGTGAGTAGCAGTGGGTTGCCACCAAGTCCTGTTCCTAATCCAAGACGGTTTTCCAG CAGGAGGAGTCAGAGTCCAGTCAAGTGCATTAGGCCCAGTGTTCTTGGTCCTCTTAAAAGAAAAG GTGAGATGGAAACAGAAAGCCAGCCCAAGAGATTCTTCCAGGGCACAACCAACATGCTGTCTCCGGATGCTGCACAGCTGTCTGATCTCAGttcatg GTGGTGTTATCAAGGAGAAGAAATTCCTGCCTTGACCAGATGTGTGGAGCAtctacaaatgaatgaataa
- the Pabir2 gene encoding PABIR family member 2 isoform X15, which yields MAQEKMELDFVPGTSHGGTLRRSNSAPLIHGLSDLSQVFQPYTFRTRRNSTTIMSRHSLLLSSSPNRIPSSRLLQIKREEGLDMMNRETAHEREVQTAMQISQSWDESLSLSDSDFDKSEKLYSPKRIDFTPVSPAPSPTRGFGKQCFSPSLQMFVSSSGLPPSPVPNPRRFSRRSQSPVKCIRPSVLGPLKRKGEMETESQPKRFFQGTTNMLSPDAAQLSDLSSWWCYQGEEIPALTRCVEHLQMNE from the exons ATGGCTCAGgagaaaatggagctggacttTGTGCCTGGTACATCTCATGGGGGCACCCTGAGGAGATCCAACAGTGCTCCCCTGATCCATGGGCTCAG tgACCTTTCACAGGTTTTTCAGCCTTACACATTTAGAACTCGGAGGAATAGCACAACAATTATGAGTCGTCACAGTTTG tTGCTGTCATCTTCACCTAATCGTATTCCTAGTAGCAGACTGCTTCAAATCAAAAGG GAAGAAGGCCTGGATATGATGAATAGAGAAACTGCACATGAGAG ggaAGTGCAAACTGCAATGCAGATAAGCCAATCATGGGATGAGAGCTTGAGTCTG AGTGATAGTGATTTTGACAAGTCGGAGAAATTATATTCTCCTAAGAGGATTGACTTTACTCCAGTTTCTCCAGCACCTTCACCCACCCGAGGATTTGGAAAG caATGCTTTTCACCATCCCTACAAATGTTTGTGAGTAGCAGTGGGTTGCCACCAAGTCCTGTTCCTAATCCAAGACGGTTTTCCAG GAGGAGTCAGAGTCCAGTCAAGTGCATTAGGCCCAGTGTTCTTGGTCCTCTTAAAAGAAAAG GTGAGATGGAAACAGAAAGCCAGCCCAAGAGATTCTTCCAGGGCACAACCAACATGCTGTCTCCGGATGCTGCACAGCTGTCTGATCTCAGttcatg GTGGTGTTATCAAGGAGAAGAAATTCCTGCCTTGACCAGATGTGTGGAGCAtctacaaatgaatgaataa
- the Pabir2 gene encoding PABIR family member 2 isoform X2, translated as MAQEKMELDFVPGTSHGGTLRRSNSAPLIHGLSDLSQVFQPYTFRTRRNSTTIMSRHSLVSIKLLSSSPNRIPSSRLLQIKREEGLDMMNRETAHEREVQTAMQISQSWDESLSLSDSDFDKSEKLYSPKRIDFTPVSPAPSPTRGFGKQCFSPSLQMFVSSSGLPPSPVPNPRRFSRRSQSPVKCIRPSVLGPLKRKGEMETESQPKRFFQGTTNMLSPDAAQLSDLSSWRSIKPRLPDIPEENLHEEFSSRSSTPSDEIQTQCLTRGSLTPLEEADLCPKLMMNNPD; from the exons ATGGCTCAGgagaaaatggagctggacttTGTGCCTGGTACATCTCATGGGGGCACCCTGAGGAGATCCAACAGTGCTCCCCTGATCCATGGGCTCAG tgACCTTTCACAGGTTTTTCAGCCTTACACATTTAGAACTCGGAGGAATAGCACAACAATTATGAGTCGTCACAGTTTGGTAAGTATCAAA tTGCTGTCATCTTCACCTAATCGTATTCCTAGTAGCAGACTGCTTCAAATCAAAAGG GAAGAAGGCCTGGATATGATGAATAGAGAAACTGCACATGAGAG ggaAGTGCAAACTGCAATGCAGATAAGCCAATCATGGGATGAGAGCTTGAGTCTG AGTGATAGTGATTTTGACAAGTCGGAGAAATTATATTCTCCTAAGAGGATTGACTTTACTCCAGTTTCTCCAGCACCTTCACCCACCCGAGGATTTGGAAAG caATGCTTTTCACCATCCCTACAAATGTTTGTGAGTAGCAGTGGGTTGCCACCAAGTCCTGTTCCTAATCCAAGACGGTTTTCCAG GAGGAGTCAGAGTCCAGTCAAGTGCATTAGGCCCAGTGTTCTTGGTCCTCTTAAAAGAAAAG GTGAGATGGAAACAGAAAGCCAGCCCAAGAGATTCTTCCAGGGCACAACCAACATGCTGTCTCCGGATGCTGCACAGCTGTCTGATCTCAGttcatg GAGGAGCATCAAGCCACGTCTTCCAGACATTCCTGAGGAAAACTTGCATGAGGAGTTTTCGTCAAGGAGTTCCACCCCTag tgatgagattcaaacccagtgcctcacacgtggtag
- the Pabir2 gene encoding PABIR family member 2 isoform X16: protein MFTFSFQLLSSSPNRIPSSRLLQIKREEGLDMMNRETAHEREVQTAMQISQSWDESLSLSDSDFDKSEKLYSPKRIDFTPVSPAPSPTRGFGKQCFSPSLQMFVSSSGLPPSPVPNPRRFSSRRSQSPVKCIRPSVLGPLKRKGEMETESQPKRFFQGTTNMLSPDAAQLSDLSSWRSIKPRLPDIPEENLHEEFSSRSSTPSDEIQTQCLTRGSLTPLEEADLCPKLMMNNPD from the exons atgtttactttttctttccagtTGCTGTCATCTTCACCTAATCGTATTCCTAGTAGCAGACTGCTTCAAATCAAAAGG GAAGAAGGCCTGGATATGATGAATAGAGAAACTGCACATGAGAG ggaAGTGCAAACTGCAATGCAGATAAGCCAATCATGGGATGAGAGCTTGAGTCTG AGTGATAGTGATTTTGACAAGTCGGAGAAATTATATTCTCCTAAGAGGATTGACTTTACTCCAGTTTCTCCAGCACCTTCACCCACCCGAGGATTTGGAAAG caATGCTTTTCACCATCCCTACAAATGTTTGTGAGTAGCAGTGGGTTGCCACCAAGTCCTGTTCCTAATCCAAGACGGTTTTCCAG CAGGAGGAGTCAGAGTCCAGTCAAGTGCATTAGGCCCAGTGTTCTTGGTCCTCTTAAAAGAAAAG GTGAGATGGAAACAGAAAGCCAGCCCAAGAGATTCTTCCAGGGCACAACCAACATGCTGTCTCCGGATGCTGCACAGCTGTCTGATCTCAGttcatg GAGGAGCATCAAGCCACGTCTTCCAGACATTCCTGAGGAAAACTTGCATGAGGAGTTTTCGTCAAGGAGTTCCACCCCTag tgatgagattcaaacccagtgcctcacacgtggtag